The Malus domestica chromosome 10, GDT2T_hap1 genome contains a region encoding:
- the LOC139187500 gene encoding G-type lectin S-receptor-like serine/threonine-protein kinase RKS1 isoform X1: protein MPRKMVFKLLLHVVFLLLIVLFPFCTSIDTIAFNQQVKDGDFIVSKEGNVELGFFSPGNSSSRYVGIWFAQKYEKGQKVVVWVANRNNPINDTSGVLTIDRHGNLVLYALENISIWSAYVSVQTRSTSVAQLLDSGNLVLFQDNRSDSFIWQSFDYPTDTLLPGMKVGLNWKKGLEWILTSWKSEDDPSTGDYSYRLFSNQTAIPHYFVYKGLAKYWRSNPGPWPNYVSNSEEKYYFLVNDNTSVIRTVLRHYGSYQQLRWNDGDDEWEELWEVPKYRCDKYGQCGPNSRCSPENILFECECLPGYEPKSVNNWNRRDGSDGCVSKRIGVSKCGNGDEFVKVVRVKDPDTSRAAQLLTNISANECEQVCLSNCSCTAYLRAEWEGRSDCLFWYGDLMDILVRTELGRDIYVRVDKVELDQNTRKSKGFLRRRGLLAIPIVFVLMAFVLIIVFACWKLKKKRKTEDFVGADELEATRRHPELQLFDLSTIIAATDNFSPTSELGRGGFGTVYKLPNDQIIAIKRLSRTSGQGVEEFKNEVALIARLQHRNLVKLLGCCIKGEERMLVLEHLPNKSLDSFLFDHRKRSLLDWKKRFEIINGVARGILYLHQDSRLRIIHRDLKTSNILLDSEMNPKISDFGMARIFHGDQLQDKTNRVVGTYGYMSPEYVVFGRFSTKSDVFSFGIILLEIISSKKNNGVYQDDHSINLIGNVWQLWREGRPLEIVDSSLESFPSDEVMRCIQVGLLCVEEDSKDRPSMSTVVFMLSGETSPPSPKQPAFVFRKSSCDDADPLIPKGSDSMNGLTITAFEAR, encoded by the exons ATGCCCAGAAAAATGGTTTTCAAACTACTTTTGCATGTTGTCTTCCTTCTCCTCATCGTCCTCTTCCCATTCTGCACATCCATAGACACCATAGCATTCAACCAACAGGTCAAAGATGGTGACTTCATAGTGTCGAAAGAAGGCAACGTTGAACTGGGATTCTTCAGCCCCGGCAACTCCAGCTCCCGCTACGTCGGAATTTGGTTTGCTCAAAAATATGAAAAGGGGCAGAAGGTAGTGGTTTGGGTTGCAAACAGAAACAACCCCATCAATGATACCTCTGGTGTGCTCACAATTGACAGGCATGGAAATTTAGTTCTTTATGCTCTTGAGAATATTTCTATTTGGTCTGCTTACGTGTCGGTTCAAACCAGAAGCACTTCTGTGGCTCAGCTTTTGGATTCGGGAAACTTAGTGCTTTTCCAGGACAATAGAAGTGATAGCTTTATATGGCAGAGTTTTGATTATCCAACTGACACTTTACTTCCAGGAATGAAAGTTGGGTTGAATTGGAAAAAAGGGTTGGAATGGATCTTAACATCTTGGAAATCAGAAGATGACCCTTCAACCGGGGACTATAGTTATCGGCTTTTTTCGAATCAGACTGCCATTCCACATTATTTTGTGTACAAGGGTTTAGCTAAGTATTGGAGATCTAATCCCGGGCCATGGCCTAATTATGTGAGCAATAGCGAAGAGAAGTATTATTTCCTTGTAAATGATAACACATCTGTAATTAGAACTGTGTTGAGGCACTATGGTTCATATCAACAACTGAGATGgaatgatggtgatgatgaatGGGAGGAACTCTGGGAGGTGCCAAAATATCGGTGTGACAAGTATGGACAGTGTGGTCCTAACAGCAGATGTAGCCCTGAAAATATTTTGTTTGAGTGTGAGTGTCTTCCAGGGTATGAACCAAAATCTGTGAATAATTGGAACCGGAGAGATGGGTCGGATGGGTGCGTGAGTAAGCGAATTGGGGTGTCAAAGTGTGGGAATGGAGATGAGTTTGTAAAGGTGGTGCGTGTTAAAGATCCAGACACGTCGAGAGCAGCACAGTTGTTAACAAATATCAGTGCAAATGAGTGTGAGCAAGTGTGCTTGAGCAATTGTTCCTGCACAGCATATCTGAGAGCAGAATGGGAAGGGCGGAGTGATTGCTTGTTTTGGTATGGTGATTTGATGGACATCTTAGTGCGGACAGAGTTGGGACGAGATATATATGTTCGTGTGGACAAAGTCGAATTAG ATCAGAATACTAGAAAATCGAAAGGTTTTCTGAGACGGAGGGGTTTGCTTGCTATTCCAATTGTTTTTGTTCTTATGGCATTTGTACTAATCATTGTGTTTGCCTGCTGGAAGCttaagaaaaagaggaagacaGAAG ACTTCGTGGGGGCAGATGAACTTGAAGCAACTAGGAGACACCCCGAGTTGCAACTTTTCGATCTGAGCACTATAATAGCAGCCACAGACAACTTTTCGCCCACCAGTGAACTTGGCCGAGGTGGTTTTGGGACTGTTTATAAG TTACCAAATGATCAGATTATTGCTATAAAAAGATTGTCAAGAACGTCAGGACAAGGGGTTGAAGAATTCAAAAATGAAGTTGCGCTGATAGCGAGACTTCAGCACAGGAATCTCGTGAAACTTTTAGGCTGTTGTATAAAGGGAGAAGAAAGGATGTTAGTCCTCGAACACTTGCCAAACAAAAGCTTGGACTCCTTTCTTTTTG ATCACAGAAAAAGGTCCTTGTTGGATTGGAAAAAACGCTTTGAAATCATCAACGGGGTTGCTCGTGGAATTTTGTATCTTCATCAGGACTCAAGACTTAGAATTATCCATAGGGATCTAAAAACCAGCAACATTCTTCTAGATTCTGagatgaacccaaaaatttcagatTTCGGTATGGCAAGAATCTTCCATGGAGACCAACTGCAAGACAAAACCAACAGAGTTGTTGGAACATA TGGCTATATGTCACCCGAGTACGTAGTGTTTGGGAGATTTTCAACCAAATCCGATGTTTTTAGTTTTGGGATCATATTATTGGAGATTATAAGCAGCAAGAAAAACAACGGTGTTTATCAGGATGATCATTCCATAAACTTGATAGGAAAT GTTTGGCAGCTGTGGAGAGAAGGCAGACCCTTAGAAATTGTGGATTCGTCACTAGAGTCATTTCCGTCGGATGAAGTAATGCGATGCATTCAAGTTGGGCTCTTGTGCGTGGAAGAAGATTCGAAGGACCGACCATCAATGTCAACCGTTGTTTTCATGTTGAGTGGTGAAACATCTCCACCATCTCCTAAACAGCCTGCATTTGTCTTCAGAAAAAGTTCTTGTGATGATGCTGATCCATTAATTCCGAAAGGATCAGATTCTATGAACGGCTTGACAATAACTGCATTTGAAGCTCGTTAG
- the LOC139187500 gene encoding G-type lectin S-receptor-like serine/threonine-protein kinase RKS1 isoform X2, with the protein MPRKMVFKLLLHVVFLLLIVLFPFCTSIDTIAFNQQVKDGDFIVSKEGNVELGFFSPGNSSSRYVGIWFAQKYEKGQKVVVWVANRNNPINDTSGVLTIDRHGNLVLYALENISIWSAYVSVQTRSTSVAQLLDSGNLVLFQDNRSDSFIWQSFDYPTDTLLPGMKVGLNWKKGLEWILTSWKSEDDPSTGDYSYRLFSNQTAIPHYFVYKGLAKYWRSNPGPWPNYVSNSEEKYYFLVNDNTSVIRTVLRHYGSYQQLRWNDGDDEWEELWEVPKYRCDKYGQCGPNSRCSPENILFECECLPGYEPKSVNNWNRRDGSDGCVSKRIGVSKCGNGDEFVKVVRVKDPDTSRAAQLLTNISANECEQVCLSNCSCTAYLRAEWEGRSDCLFWYGDLMDILVRTELGRDIYVRVDKVELDQNTRKSKGFLRRRGLLAIPIVFVLMAFVLIIVFACWKLKKKRKTEDFVGADELEATRRHPELQLFDLSTIIAATDNFSPTSELGRGGFGTVYKGQLPNDQIIAIKRLSRTSGQGVEEFKNEVALIARLQHRNLVKLLGCCIKGEERMLVLEHLPNKSLDSFLFDHRKRSLLDWKKRFEIINGVARGILYLHQDSRLRIIHRDLKTSNILLDSEMNPKISDFGMARIFHGDQLQDKTNRVVGTYGYMSPEYVVFGRFSTKSDVFSFGIILLEIISSKKNNGVYQDDHSINLIGNVWQLWREGRPLEIVDSSLESFPSDEVMRCIQVGLLCVEEDSKDRPSMSTVVFMLSGETSPPSPKQPAFVFRKSSCDDADPLIPKGSDSMNGLTITAFEAR; encoded by the exons ATGCCCAGAAAAATGGTTTTCAAACTACTTTTGCATGTTGTCTTCCTTCTCCTCATCGTCCTCTTCCCATTCTGCACATCCATAGACACCATAGCATTCAACCAACAGGTCAAAGATGGTGACTTCATAGTGTCGAAAGAAGGCAACGTTGAACTGGGATTCTTCAGCCCCGGCAACTCCAGCTCCCGCTACGTCGGAATTTGGTTTGCTCAAAAATATGAAAAGGGGCAGAAGGTAGTGGTTTGGGTTGCAAACAGAAACAACCCCATCAATGATACCTCTGGTGTGCTCACAATTGACAGGCATGGAAATTTAGTTCTTTATGCTCTTGAGAATATTTCTATTTGGTCTGCTTACGTGTCGGTTCAAACCAGAAGCACTTCTGTGGCTCAGCTTTTGGATTCGGGAAACTTAGTGCTTTTCCAGGACAATAGAAGTGATAGCTTTATATGGCAGAGTTTTGATTATCCAACTGACACTTTACTTCCAGGAATGAAAGTTGGGTTGAATTGGAAAAAAGGGTTGGAATGGATCTTAACATCTTGGAAATCAGAAGATGACCCTTCAACCGGGGACTATAGTTATCGGCTTTTTTCGAATCAGACTGCCATTCCACATTATTTTGTGTACAAGGGTTTAGCTAAGTATTGGAGATCTAATCCCGGGCCATGGCCTAATTATGTGAGCAATAGCGAAGAGAAGTATTATTTCCTTGTAAATGATAACACATCTGTAATTAGAACTGTGTTGAGGCACTATGGTTCATATCAACAACTGAGATGgaatgatggtgatgatgaatGGGAGGAACTCTGGGAGGTGCCAAAATATCGGTGTGACAAGTATGGACAGTGTGGTCCTAACAGCAGATGTAGCCCTGAAAATATTTTGTTTGAGTGTGAGTGTCTTCCAGGGTATGAACCAAAATCTGTGAATAATTGGAACCGGAGAGATGGGTCGGATGGGTGCGTGAGTAAGCGAATTGGGGTGTCAAAGTGTGGGAATGGAGATGAGTTTGTAAAGGTGGTGCGTGTTAAAGATCCAGACACGTCGAGAGCAGCACAGTTGTTAACAAATATCAGTGCAAATGAGTGTGAGCAAGTGTGCTTGAGCAATTGTTCCTGCACAGCATATCTGAGAGCAGAATGGGAAGGGCGGAGTGATTGCTTGTTTTGGTATGGTGATTTGATGGACATCTTAGTGCGGACAGAGTTGGGACGAGATATATATGTTCGTGTGGACAAAGTCGAATTAG ATCAGAATACTAGAAAATCGAAAGGTTTTCTGAGACGGAGGGGTTTGCTTGCTATTCCAATTGTTTTTGTTCTTATGGCATTTGTACTAATCATTGTGTTTGCCTGCTGGAAGCttaagaaaaagaggaagacaGAAG ACTTCGTGGGGGCAGATGAACTTGAAGCAACTAGGAGACACCCCGAGTTGCAACTTTTCGATCTGAGCACTATAATAGCAGCCACAGACAACTTTTCGCCCACCAGTGAACTTGGCCGAGGTGGTTTTGGGACTGTTTATAAG GGTCAGTTACCAAATGATCAGATTATTGCTATAAAAAGATTGTCAAGAACGTCAGGACAAGGGGTTGAAGAATTCAAAAATGAAGTTGCGCTGATAGCGAGACTTCAGCACAGGAATCTCGTGAAACTTTTAGGCTGTTGTATAAAGGGAGAAGAAAGGATGTTAGTCCTCGAACACTTGCCAAACAAAAGCTTGGACTCCTTTCTTTTTG ATCACAGAAAAAGGTCCTTGTTGGATTGGAAAAAACGCTTTGAAATCATCAACGGGGTTGCTCGTGGAATTTTGTATCTTCATCAGGACTCAAGACTTAGAATTATCCATAGGGATCTAAAAACCAGCAACATTCTTCTAGATTCTGagatgaacccaaaaatttcagatTTCGGTATGGCAAGAATCTTCCATGGAGACCAACTGCAAGACAAAACCAACAGAGTTGTTGGAACATA TGGCTATATGTCACCCGAGTACGTAGTGTTTGGGAGATTTTCAACCAAATCCGATGTTTTTAGTTTTGGGATCATATTATTGGAGATTATAAGCAGCAAGAAAAACAACGGTGTTTATCAGGATGATCATTCCATAAACTTGATAGGAAAT GTTTGGCAGCTGTGGAGAGAAGGCAGACCCTTAGAAATTGTGGATTCGTCACTAGAGTCATTTCCGTCGGATGAAGTAATGCGATGCATTCAAGTTGGGCTCTTGTGCGTGGAAGAAGATTCGAAGGACCGACCATCAATGTCAACCGTTGTTTTCATGTTGAGTGGTGAAACATCTCCACCATCTCCTAAACAGCCTGCATTTGTCTTCAGAAAAAGTTCTTGTGATGATGCTGATCCATTAATTCCGAAAGGATCAGATTCTATGAACGGCTTGACAATAACTGCATTTGAAGCTCGTTAG